A single Candidatus Amarolinea dominans DNA region contains:
- a CDS encoding DUF3800 domain-containing protein — MTELIRLIPQDKREGATLILDEFGSAATQRTELRRFMTARSIPRSFKRILVKRSRSEPLQVADLIAGAVLRRDAEADAEAYEYVTGKLRQVWEYRG; from the coding sequence GTGACTGAGCTGATCCGGCTGATTCCCCAGGACAAACGTGAAGGCGCAACCTTGATTCTGGACGAATTCGGCTCAGCCGCCACACAGCGGACGGAGCTACGCCGGTTCATGACGGCCAGAAGCATCCCGCGTAGCTTCAAGCGCATCCTGGTCAAGCGCTCCCGAAGCGAACCGTTGCAGGTTGCCGATCTCATAGCAGGGGCGGTCCTACGGCGCGATGCCGAGGCGGACGCCGAAGCCTACGAATACGTGACAGGGAAACTCAGGCAAGTTTGGGAGTATCGAGGATAA
- a CDS encoding ester cyclase yields the protein MSNKSVSLKFFETYGNQHDVEGCMPLFSEDLVVYTTSAPGPLDLAGYKQLGSAFLAGFADLHETVLEQFEDGNKVVSRVAWSGTHTGTLNGIPPTGRSFQNESIVIDTVVNGKIAERREVSDMLGMLQQLGLIPG from the coding sequence ATGTCCAACAAATCCGTCTCGCTCAAGTTCTTCGAAACGTATGGCAATCAACACGATGTGGAGGGGTGTATGCCACTCTTCAGCGAGGATCTTGTCGTCTACACGACCAGTGCGCCAGGGCCGCTGGATCTCGCGGGCTACAAACAGCTCGGCTCTGCCTTTCTCGCCGGGTTTGCCGACCTTCACGAGACCGTCCTGGAGCAGTTCGAGGACGGCAATAAGGTCGTGAGTCGGGTGGCATGGAGCGGAACGCACACGGGGACGCTCAACGGCATTCCGCCCACGGGACGGTCCTTCCAAAACGAGTCCATCGTGATTGACACCGTGGTGAACGGAAAAATTGCGGAGCGCCGGGAAGTCAGCGACATGCTCGGCATGCTCCAGCAGCTCGGGCTCATCCCGGGGTAG
- a CDS encoding HigA family addiction module antidote protein — MAIANTDQRQTPPTHPGEMLREDFMPDYGLTASGLAAALGVSRQTIHELLREERAITPLMALRLSRLFGNSAAFWLNAQQARDLWKLARRSQADLMRIQPLAVPA, encoded by the coding sequence ATGGCAATCGCGAACACAGATCAACGGCAGACTCCACCCACGCATCCCGGCGAGATGCTGCGCGAGGATTTTATGCCAGACTACGGATTGACTGCCAGCGGACTGGCTGCGGCGTTAGGCGTATCGCGCCAGACCATTCACGAGCTGTTGCGCGAGGAGCGGGCGATCACGCCGTTGATGGCGCTGCGCCTGTCCCGCCTTTTCGGCAACTCCGCTGCGTTTTGGCTCAACGCCCAACAGGCCAGGGACCTCTGGAAGTTGGCGCGGCGTAGCCAGGCGGACCTGATGCGCATCCAACCGTTAGCGGTTCCTGCCTAG
- a CDS encoding ATP-binding protein, translating to MSFRLADRLLAARRRYFVGRIAERELFRTALAAADLPFLVLYVLGSGGMGKSSLLREFSSIATETQVPACYLDARNFEPAPEAFLNALRATLPIMPNETSAPFPTVGGGRQVILVDTYELLAPLDNWLREVFLPQLPENVLVVLAGRNPPAPAWRADPGWQTLLRVLPLRNLSSEESRAYLRQRNVPEDQCQAVLTFTHGHPLALSLVAETFAQRPAVIFQPEAAPDIIKTLLEQFVQKVPGPAHRAALEACALVRLISEPLLAEMLALPDPHELFDWLRGLSFIESGPLGLFPHDLAREALVTDLRWRHPDWYKELHRRARSFYVGRLGAEQRDAQQRLLFDLVFLHRENPAVRPFFEWAEGGSILPDAARAADWPALAAMVSKHEGADSARLATHWLARQPESFLVFRDAHQEPIGFMAMIALERAAPQDLQADPAAQAAWTYLNRHAALRPGERATHFRFWMGEETYQAVSPVQSLVFIQAVSHYLTTPGLAYTFFPCAQADFWEMVLAYADLARLPEAGFVMGERAYGVYGHDWRVVPPAAWLMLLGEREVGAPATAVAAAKFAEPIVVLSQSDFAVAVRDALRDFVRPDVLRGNPLMRSRLVLDAVRHAAPADRAVALQALIKEAADALQASPRDLKLHRALHHTYFQPAPTQERAAELLDLPFSTYRRHLMAGIAQVTAVLWQREVGG from the coding sequence ATGTCATTCCGTCTGGCGGATCGGCTGCTGGCTGCGCGGCGACGCTATTTCGTCGGTCGCATAGCCGAGCGCGAGCTCTTCCGGACGGCATTGGCCGCGGCTGACTTGCCGTTCCTCGTGCTGTATGTCTTGGGGTCGGGTGGCATGGGCAAGTCCTCGCTCCTGCGCGAGTTCAGCAGCATCGCCACGGAGACCCAGGTCCCAGCCTGCTACCTGGACGCACGCAACTTTGAGCCAGCGCCGGAAGCGTTTCTGAACGCGTTGCGGGCGACTCTGCCCATCATGCCCAACGAGACATCGGCGCCCTTTCCGACTGTTGGCGGGGGGCGACAGGTGATCCTGGTAGACACGTATGAGCTGCTGGCGCCGCTGGACAACTGGCTGCGCGAGGTGTTCCTGCCGCAACTGCCGGAGAACGTGCTGGTCGTGCTGGCCGGCCGCAACCCGCCCGCGCCGGCCTGGCGAGCCGATCCAGGCTGGCAGACGTTGCTGCGGGTCTTGCCCCTGCGCAATCTCAGCTCCGAAGAGAGCCGCGCGTATCTGCGGCAACGCAACGTCCCCGAAGATCAATGTCAGGCCGTCCTGACCTTCACCCATGGCCATCCCCTGGCCCTGTCATTGGTGGCAGAAACGTTCGCCCAGCGCCCGGCCGTCATCTTTCAGCCGGAAGCTGCGCCCGACATCATCAAGACCCTGTTGGAACAGTTCGTGCAGAAAGTGCCCGGCCCCGCCCATCGCGCCGCGCTCGAAGCCTGCGCGTTGGTGCGGCTGATCAGCGAGCCGCTGCTGGCGGAGATGCTGGCCCTGCCCGATCCCCACGAGTTGTTCGATTGGCTGCGCGGCCTGTCATTCATCGAGTCGGGGCCGCTGGGCCTCTTTCCGCACGATCTGGCCCGCGAGGCGCTGGTGACCGACCTGCGCTGGCGGCATCCCGATTGGTACAAAGAACTGCACCGGCGAGCGCGCAGCTTCTACGTCGGCCGGCTGGGCGCCGAGCAGCGCGATGCGCAGCAGCGGCTGCTGTTCGATCTCGTCTTTCTGCACCGTGAAAACCCGGCGGTCCGGCCCTTCTTCGAGTGGGCCGAGGGGGGCAGCATCCTGCCGGATGCCGCGCGCGCAGCCGATTGGCCGGCGCTGGCCGCGATGGTCAGCAAACATGAGGGCGCGGACTCGGCGCGTTTGGCCACTCATTGGCTGGCGCGGCAGCCCGAGAGCTTCCTGGTATTTCGTGACGCGCATCAGGAGCCGATCGGTTTCATGGCGATGATCGCGCTGGAGCGCGCCGCTCCCCAGGATCTCCAGGCCGATCCCGCGGCGCAGGCGGCGTGGACCTACCTGAACAGACACGCGGCGCTGCGGCCCGGCGAAAGGGCCACCCATTTCCGTTTCTGGATGGGCGAAGAGACCTATCAGGCGGTCTCACCCGTGCAAAGCCTGGTTTTCATCCAGGCGGTCAGCCACTACCTCACCACGCCCGGCCTCGCCTACACCTTCTTTCCCTGCGCGCAGGCCGATTTCTGGGAGATGGTGTTGGCCTATGCCGACCTGGCCCGGCTGCCCGAGGCGGGGTTTGTCATGGGGGAGCGGGCTTACGGTGTGTATGGGCACGATTGGCGGGTTGTGCCGCCGGCCGCCTGGCTGATGTTGCTGGGTGAGCGGGAAGTGGGCGCGCCTGCGACGGCCGTTGCAGCGGCGAAATTCGCTGAGCCGATCGTCGTGCTCAGCCAGTCCGATTTCGCCGTCGCGGTGCGGGATGCCTTGCGCGACTTCGTGCGGCCCGACGTGTTGCGCGGGAACCCGCTGATGCGCTCGCGGCTGGTGCTCGACGCGGTCCGCCATGCTGCGCCGGCCGACCGGGCAGTGGCTTTGCAGGCGCTCATCAAGGAGGCCGCTGACGCGCTGCAGGCCTCACCCCGGGATCTCAAACTCCACCGGGCGCTGCATCACACCTATTTTCAACCCGCGCCGACCCAGGAACGCGCGGCCGAATTGCTGGATTTACCCTTCAGCACCTATCGCCGCCACCTGATGGCCGGCATCGCCCAGGTGACGGCGGTGTTGTGGCAACGGGAAGTGGGCGGGTGA
- a CDS encoding nuclear transport factor 2 family protein has product MSTVETNVQVIQKVYEAFGRGDVPAVLAYVDENATWINPYGQGRFPGQWGKPCRGHAEIVEFFRALNEAVEVRGFNPFEIVAQDSKVVVLIKWNGLVRQTGRPFDVLLVHIWTLRNEKVVDYIGLDDATAYPF; this is encoded by the coding sequence ATGTCAACAGTCGAGACGAACGTGCAGGTCATTCAGAAGGTCTACGAAGCGTTTGGGCGCGGCGACGTTCCAGCCGTTCTCGCCTATGTCGACGAGAATGCCACCTGGATCAATCCGTATGGGCAAGGCCGTTTTCCCGGTCAATGGGGCAAACCCTGCCGCGGTCATGCGGAGATCGTGGAGTTCTTTAGGGCCCTCAATGAAGCCGTAGAGGTGCGCGGGTTCAATCCCTTCGAAATTGTCGCACAAGACAGCAAAGTGGTCGTGCTCATCAAGTGGAACGGCCTGGTCAGGCAGACCGGGAGACCCTTTGATGTCCTCTTGGTGCACATCTGGACGTTGCGCAACGAGAAAGTTGTCGACTACATCGGCCTTGACGACGCAACGGCCTATCCGTTCTGA
- a CDS encoding AbrB/MazE/SpoVT family DNA-binding domain-containing protein produces MTVAIQTRIVRIGNSQGIRIPKPLLEQAGIGDSVELEVHDGQISIRPARRVRAGWAKGFVAMAMAGDDPLLDGAQLTATTWDEEEWEW; encoded by the coding sequence ATGACAGTCGCGATACAGACGCGTATCGTGCGCATCGGCAACTCACAGGGGATTCGCATCCCCAAGCCGCTGTTAGAGCAGGCTGGGATTGGCGACAGCGTAGAGCTAGAAGTACACGACGGACAGATCTCCATCCGGCCGGCGCGCCGCGTCCGCGCGGGCTGGGCCAAAGGGTTTGTTGCGATGGCGATGGCAGGAGATGATCCACTGCTGGATGGCGCGCAGCTTACGGCCACAACCTGGGACGAGGAGGAATGGGAATGGTAA
- a CDS encoding ester cyclase, whose protein sequence is MPDQDDRHETLARLAAQLTDAWNSHDPQRVAALCAADYEGENIGEAAPHRGPEGMAASVAAYLAAFPDIHFTVEDAVIQGERVVQVWRAHATHSGPLMNIPSTGRRITVRGASLLTFRTGKLLRATYIWDVAGLLREIGLLPEL, encoded by the coding sequence ATGCCGGATCAGGACGACCGCCATGAAACGCTTGCGCGTCTGGCCGCGCAATTGACCGACGCCTGGAATTCGCACGATCCCCAGCGCGTGGCGGCGCTTTGCGCGGCGGATTACGAGGGGGAGAACATCGGTGAAGCCGCGCCGCACCGCGGGCCGGAGGGGATGGCCGCCTCGGTGGCGGCCTACCTGGCGGCGTTCCCCGACATCCATTTCACGGTGGAGGATGCCGTCATTCAGGGCGAGCGCGTCGTCCAGGTATGGCGGGCGCACGCCACCCATAGCGGCCCGTTGATGAACATCCCCAGCACGGGACGGCGCATCACCGTGCGCGGCGCCTCACTCCTGACGTTCCGAACGGGCAAGCTCTTGCGAGCGACCTACATCTGGGATGTGGCCGGGCTGCTGCGAGAGATCGGACTGTTGCCGGAACTCTAA
- a CDS encoding nuclear transport factor 2 family protein has product MSDNLATIGAIYEAFGKGDIPTILGHLADDVRWEEWADNTAQKAGVPWLQARHDKAGALEFFQVMGSLLQVTELRILSLMAGGNQVAVEFVIACDVRGTDRRYRDEEIHLWTLNDAGKVVRMRHYADTAKHIAAAQG; this is encoded by the coding sequence ATGAGCGACAATCTCGCAACCATCGGCGCGATCTACGAAGCATTCGGTAAGGGCGACATCCCGACCATCCTGGGCCACTTGGCCGACGATGTGCGCTGGGAGGAATGGGCCGACAATACCGCCCAGAAGGCGGGCGTCCCCTGGCTGCAAGCTCGGCACGACAAAGCCGGCGCGCTGGAGTTCTTCCAGGTCATGGGTAGCCTGCTTCAAGTCACCGAACTGCGCATCCTGTCGTTGATGGCGGGCGGCAATCAGGTGGCGGTTGAGTTTGTGATCGCCTGCGATGTGAGGGGAACCGACCGACGCTATCGCGACGAAGAGATCCACTTGTGGACGCTCAACGACGCGGGCAAGGTCGTCCGGATGCGGCACTATGCGGACACGGCCAAGCACATCGCGGCGGCCCAGGGCTGA
- a CDS encoding HigA family addiction module antidote protein, which yields MTITPRRAIAVHPGEILQEILDQNQITQSLVAERLGMAQSKISDICRGKRGMTPDMAMRLGRLFGQNPRFWLNMQENWELSQLNEAAYAGIEPIHLQTAV from the coding sequence ATGACGATTACACCACGACGAGCGATCGCAGTGCATCCTGGCGAGATCCTGCAAGAGATTCTCGACCAGAACCAGATCACCCAATCCCTGGTCGCTGAGCGCCTGGGCATGGCGCAATCCAAGATCAGCGACATCTGCCGCGGCAAGCGGGGTATGACGCCTGACATGGCTATGCGGCTGGGCAGACTGTTCGGGCAGAATCCCCGCTTCTGGCTCAACATGCAGGAGAACTGGGAGCTTAGCCAACTGAACGAGGCAGCCTATGCCGGAATCGAGCCGATTCATCTGCAGACGGCAGTCTAG
- a CDS encoding cupin domain-containing protein: protein MRGTLNDFPIDVEIPSVTIRHVEWGGMIIERGETRQEADPGPLFAGLPDDRCQCPHWGYVVKGRMRFRFADREEVYSAGDAYYAPPGHRPVLEAGCEYVEFSPIGPWAQTMEVVGRNMQAMTSRG from the coding sequence ATGCGTGGCACACTGAATGATTTCCCGATTGACGTTGAGATCCCATCTGTGACGATCCGCCATGTCGAATGGGGTGGCATGATCATTGAACGTGGCGAGACACGGCAGGAGGCCGACCCAGGGCCGCTGTTCGCCGGCCTGCCGGACGACCGCTGCCAGTGTCCGCACTGGGGTTATGTCGTGAAGGGCCGCATGCGTTTTCGGTTTGCCGACCGGGAGGAGGTCTACAGCGCGGGCGATGCCTACTACGCGCCGCCGGGCCATCGGCCGGTCCTGGAGGCCGGCTGCGAGTATGTCGAGTTCAGCCCGATTGGGCCGTGGGCACAGACGATGGAGGTCGTTGGGCGCAACATGCAGGCCATGACCTCCAGAGGATAG
- a CDS encoding ester cyclase, with translation MSVQASATMPGERLVTDLIAAWNTHDLDLAAAFFAPDCVNNDVALAQPQQGRAGIRRALAGYFQAIPDVTFTLSDLIVAGERAVALWTARGTHLGTLMNIPASGRHVTVRGVSTFTLQEGQITKADFIWDVAGLLRAIGLLPEL, from the coding sequence ATGTCGGTCCAGGCAAGCGCGACCATGCCGGGCGAGCGTTTAGTGACAGACCTCATCGCGGCCTGGAACACCCATGATCTCGATCTGGCTGCGGCCTTCTTCGCCCCCGATTGTGTGAATAACGATGTGGCCCTGGCCCAGCCGCAGCAGGGTCGCGCAGGCATCCGCCGGGCGCTGGCGGGTTACTTCCAGGCGATCCCCGATGTGACCTTCACGCTGAGTGACTTGATCGTCGCGGGGGAACGCGCCGTGGCGCTCTGGACTGCGCGAGGAACCCATCTGGGCACGCTGATGAACATCCCGGCCAGCGGCCGCCACGTGACGGTGCGCGGGGTCTCAACCTTCACCCTGCAAGAGGGCCAGATCACAAAAGCGGACTTCATCTGGGATGTGGCAGGCCTCCTGCGGGCCATTGGCCTGCTGCCAGAGCTGTGA
- a CDS encoding type II toxin-antitoxin system RelE/ParE family toxin — MDAAEYKHVRREILFIDARKLGAMTALADLTLFPGWRLEQLKEDRTGQYSIRINDQYRICFQWNGIDVLNVEITDCH, encoded by the coding sequence ATGGACGCGGCCGAGTACAAGCACGTCCGCAGGGAAATCCTCTTCATTGATGCCCGCAAGCTGGGCGCGATGACTGCGCTCGCTGACCTGACGCTGTTTCCAGGCTGGCGACTCGAACAGCTCAAGGAGGACAGAACCGGCCAGTACAGCATTCGCATCAACGACCAGTACCGGATTTGCTTCCAATGGAACGGGATCGACGTCCTGAATGTCGAAATTACCGACTGCCACTAA
- a CDS encoding type II toxin-antitoxin system PemK/MazF family toxin, whose protein sequence is MGMVTGPVDRFDVYLVLLDPTLGSEIQKTRPCLVVSPNEMNHHIATVIVAPMTTKGRPYPTRVPCTFEGKEGQVVLDQLRTVDKLRLVRRLGRIAEEVQETVLMTLAEMFAS, encoded by the coding sequence ATGGGAATGGTAACTGGCCCGGTGGATCGGTTCGATGTCTACCTGGTTCTTCTCGACCCGACCCTGGGCAGCGAGATACAGAAAACGCGGCCGTGTCTGGTCGTATCGCCAAACGAGATGAACCACCACATCGCGACAGTAATCGTGGCGCCCATGACCACGAAAGGCCGGCCTTACCCAACCCGGGTTCCCTGTACCTTCGAGGGCAAAGAGGGACAGGTGGTACTCGACCAATTGCGCACCGTTGACAAGCTCCGGTTAGTGCGCCGGCTGGGCCGCATCGCGGAAGAGGTCCAGGAAACGGTGTTGATGACGCTGGCCGAGATGTTTGCGTCTTGA